In Oryza sativa Japonica Group chromosome 2, ASM3414082v1, the following are encoded in one genomic region:
- the LOC4329745 gene encoding uncharacterized protein yields the protein MERAVPVRKTHASTAGLLSWSESPGPDNAAAAAGAAAPPSSRPSLKPAGGITPAMFGAPVTDLEAEDLTKRKMCSGSKMKEMTGSGIFSAQGANGDSETGSGDSNPPSKTSLRMYQQTVTGISQISFSAEGSVSPKKPSSLPEVAKQRELSGTLESEADAKLKKQNSEAKSKELSGSDIFGPPPEIPSRPLAARNLELQGNLDFALPQPRSIHTSVKVSNPAGGPSNIMFGEEPAVKTAKKIHNQKFHELTGNNIFKEEAPPGSAEKSLSTAKLKEMSGSNIFADGKVASRDYFGGVRKPPGGGSSIALV from the exons atggagagggcGGTGCCGGTGCGGAAGACGCACGCCTCGACGGCCGGCCTGCTCAGCTGGTCGGAGTCGCCGGGCCCCGAcaatgccgcggcggcggcgggcgccgccgcgccgccttccTCGCGGCCCAGCCTCAAG CCGGCCGGTGGGATCACGCCGGCGATGTTCGGAGCGCCGGTGACCGACCTGGAGGCCGAGGATCTGACCAAGAG GAAAATGTGCTCGGGCTCAAAGATGAAGGAAATGACCGGGAGTGGAATATTTTCTGCACAGGGTGCAAATGGAGATTCTGAAACTGGCTCCGGTGACTCTAATCCTCCCAGCAAGACATCATTAAGGATGTATCAG CAAACTGTAACTGGCATAAGTCAGATATCATTTAGTGCTGAGGGGAGCGTGTCTCCGAAGAAGCCTTCCTCATTGCCTGAGGTGGCGAAGCAGCGAGAGTTGAGTGGTACACTGGAGAGTGAAGCTGATGCTAAATTGAAGAAGCAGAACTCGGAAGCAAAAAGCAAGGAGCTCAGCGGGAGTGATATATTTGGCCCACCTCCTGAGATTCCTTCTAGACCCTTAGCTGCTCGTAACCTGGAGCTGCAGGGAAATTTAGATTTTGCGCTTCCACAACCAAGAAGCATTCACACTTCAGTTAAAGTATCCAAT CCTGCCGGAGGTCCGAGCAATATCATGtttggggaggagccggcggtcaAGACCGCCAAGAAAATCCATAACCAGAAGTTCCATGAGTTGACGGGCAACAACATCTTCAAGGAAGAAGCTCCCCCAGGCTCGGCCGAGAAGTCCCTGAGCACGGCGAAGCTCAAGGAGATGAGTGGCAGCAACATCTTCGCCGATGGGAAGGTGGCCTCCCGGGACTACTTCGGAGGCGTCAGGAAGC
- the LOC4329746 gene encoding putative ETHYLENE INSENSITIVE 3-like 4 protein: MASRSPTNKQISSEDRVRGARGKRHHHSSDEWSMEHAEEHEHGRGGGERDDAAEPEAEQPELEQEELSDSESGAESIEISDLKKRMWKDQMLLMKLEGGRPGGGGGRGGGGLAAAGAGTSSEGQLEEETPEARCRRKAMLRAQDGVLRHMLKMMEACNARGFVYGVIDEAGQPMSGSSDSLRGWWKDNVSFDRAGPMALIGPAAAGDSPQAGGGGLHRLQDIQDSTLGSVLSALIQHCEPPQRSFPLERGLAPPWWPTGEEPWWGTQGETQAHQGAPPYRKPHDLKKAWKVSLLSAVIKHMSPRFDQMRKLVWQSKRLQQKMSAKESDTWSKVIRQEEALDRRLKTSLHITLLDADGGEEDDSDGLEDVVRGAAAQDKRKREYTRSGSGSSSGNSGGGKFPRGGSGGADHHQLAVMLPELAAAADQEGRSPINELMKLYYSCLQQEEGAADGGEAGGEGCDVAAAALAVPPEVLAGVDEVAQDVLFDLIGSYPEVDDVLHFMDE; the protein is encoded by the coding sequence ATGGCCTCGCGGTCGCCGACCAACAAACAGATCAGCTCGGAAGATCGCGTACGTGGTGCTCGCGGCAAGAGGCACCATCATTCCTCCGACGAGTGGAGCATGGAGCACGCGGAGGAGCACGAGcatggccgtggcggcggcgagcgcgacgacgcggcggagcCCGAGGCGGAGCAGCCGGAGCTGGAGCAGGAGGAGCTGAGCGACTCCGAGTCGGGCGCCGAGTCGATCGAGATCTCCGACCTCAAGAAGCGGATGTGGAAGGACCAGATGCTGCTGATGAAGCTCGAGGGTGgtcgccccggcggcggcggcggcaggggcggcggagggttggcggcggcgggggccgggACGTCGTCGGAGggccagctggaggaggagacgccGGAGGCGCGGTGCCGGCGGAAGGCGATGCTCCGGGCGCAGGACGGCGTCCTCCGGCACATGCTCAAGATGATGGAGGCCTGCAACGCGCGCGGGTTCGTGTACGGCGTGATCGACGAGGCCGGCCAGCCCATGTCCGGCTCCTCCGACAGCCTCCGCGGGTGGTGGAAGGACAACGTCAGCTTCGACCGCGCGGGCCCCATGGCGCTCatcggccccgccgccgccggcgacagcccccaggcgggcggcggcggcctccaccGGCTGCAGGACATCCAGGACAGCACGCTGGGGTCCGTGCTCTCGGCGCTGATCCAGCACTGCGAGCCGCCGCAGCGCAGCTTCCCGCTGGAGCGCGGGCTGgcgccgccgtggtggccgaccggggAGGAGCCGTGGTGGGGCACCCAGGGCGAGACGCAGGCGCACCAGGGCGCGCCGCCGTACCGGAAGCCGCACGACCTCAAGAAGGCGTGGAAGGTCTCCCTCCTCAGCGCCGTCATCAAGCACATGAGCCCCCGCTTCGACCAGATGCGCAAGCTCGTGTGGCAGTCCAAGCGGCTGCAGCAGAAGATGAGCGCCAAGGAGTCCGACACGTGGTCCAAGGTCATCCGCCAGGAGGAGgccctcgaccgccgcctcaAGACCTCGCTGCACATCACCCtgctcgacgccgacggcggcgaggaggacgacagCGACGGCCTGGAGGACGTGgtgcgcggcgccgcggcgcaGGACAAGCGCAAGCGCGAGTACACCAGAAGCGGTAGCGGGAGCAGCAGCGGCAACTCCGGCGGCGGGAAGTTCCCCCGtggggggagcggcggcgccgatcaTCATCAGCTGGCCGTCATGCTACcggagctcgcggcggcggcggatcaggAAGGGCGGAGCCCGATCAACGAGCTGATGAAGCTGTACTACAGCTGCctgcagcaggaggagggggcggccgacggcggcgaggcgggcggcgaggggtgcgacgtggcggcggcggcgctggccgtTCCGCCGGAGGTGCTGGCCGGCGTGGATGAGGTGGCGCAGGACGTCCTGTTCGACCTCATCGGGAGCTATCCGGAAGTGGACGACGTGTTGCACTTCATGGACGAGTGA
- the LOC4329747 gene encoding F-box/kelch-repeat protein At1g22040 isoform X2: MGSVVSSANINARSMDRHEKSGFGSNKRVKISTYECDSFQRIIPTLPDELSFQILARLPRLYYLKLKLVSQAWKAAITSSELSQLRRELGLTEEWLYVLTKLEPNKLDCYALDPLFRKWQRLPPMPSFVSEEESTGRTQSSWFQTWNVVGSSIRIADFIKGWFRRRYGLDQMPFCGCSVGVADGCLYVFGGFSRAVALNCVFRYNPCLNVWQEVSPMISGRAFSKAALLQSKLYVVGGVSRGRNGLLPLRSGEVFDPKTGIWSELPEMPFMKAQVLPTAFLADVLKPIATGMASYKGKLWSW; encoded by the exons ATGGGCTCTGTTGTAAGTTCTGCAAACATTAATGCCCGATCTATGGACCGGCATGAAAAATCTGGATTTGGTTCTAATAAGAGGGTCAAGATCTCCACATATGAGTGCGATTCGTTTCAGAGGATAATTCCAACTCTTCCCGATGAACTCTCGTTTCAAATTCTAGCCAGGTTACCACGGTTGTATTACCTAAAGTTGAAGTTGGTCAGCCAAGCTTGGAAGGCGGCAATCACCAGCAGTGAGCTTTCCCAGCTGAGAAGAGAGCTTGGCTTAACTGAAGAGTGGTTGTATGTACTGACCAAACTTGAGCCAAACAAACTCGATTGTTATGCTCTTGATCCATTGTTCCGCAAATGGCAAAGGTTGCCACCGATGCCATCTTTTGTCAGTGAGGAGGAATCCACTGGGAGGACGCAGTCTTCTTGGTTCCAGACGTGGAATGTTGTGGGCTCAAGTATAAGGATTGCTGACTTTATAAAGGGATGGTTTCGTCGCCGATATGGTTTGGACCAGATGCCATTTTGTGGTTGCTCCGTTGGAGTTGCTGATGGTTGCTTGTATGTCTTTGGAGGATTTTCCAGAGCTGTTGCCCTCAACTGTGTATTTAGATATAACCCTTGCCTCAATGTGTGGCAGGAAGTGAGCCCGATGATATCAGGTCGAGCTTTTTCTAAGGCAGCATTACTGCAGAGTAAGCTATATGTTGTCGGTGGAGTTAGCAGGGGTCGGAATGGCTTGCTTCCTCTACGGTCAGGTGAAGTTTTTGATCCCAAAACTGGTATATGGAGTGAGTTGCCTGAAATGCCTTTCATGAAAGCACAGGTATTACCAACAGCTTTCTTGGCTGATGTTCTGAAGCCTATCGCCACTGGAATGGCGTCCTACAAGGGAAAGCT ATGGTCTTGGTGA
- the LOC4329747 gene encoding F-box/kelch-repeat protein At1g22040 isoform X1, with protein MGSVVSSANINARSMDRHEKSGFGSNKRVKISTYECDSFQRIIPTLPDELSFQILARLPRLYYLKLKLVSQAWKAAITSSELSQLRRELGLTEEWLYVLTKLEPNKLDCYALDPLFRKWQRLPPMPSFVSEEESTGRTQSSWFQTWNVVGSSIRIADFIKGWFRRRYGLDQMPFCGCSVGVADGCLYVFGGFSRAVALNCVFRYNPCLNVWQEVSPMISGRAFSKAALLQSKLYVVGGVSRGRNGLLPLRSGEVFDPKTGIWSELPEMPFMKAQVLPTAFLADVLKPIATGMASYKGKLYVPQSLYSWPFFFDIGGEIYDPELNSWETMADGLGDGWPARQAGTKLGIVVNEELYTLEPSSSLDSGQIKRYDSEQDTWKTIVPQVPVHDFTDAEAPFLLAGLHGKVHVITKEANNNLQVMQAVLQNNIENSPSEENIIWNILASKNFGSAELVSCQVLDV; from the coding sequence ATGGGCTCTGTTGTAAGTTCTGCAAACATTAATGCCCGATCTATGGACCGGCATGAAAAATCTGGATTTGGTTCTAATAAGAGGGTCAAGATCTCCACATATGAGTGCGATTCGTTTCAGAGGATAATTCCAACTCTTCCCGATGAACTCTCGTTTCAAATTCTAGCCAGGTTACCACGGTTGTATTACCTAAAGTTGAAGTTGGTCAGCCAAGCTTGGAAGGCGGCAATCACCAGCAGTGAGCTTTCCCAGCTGAGAAGAGAGCTTGGCTTAACTGAAGAGTGGTTGTATGTACTGACCAAACTTGAGCCAAACAAACTCGATTGTTATGCTCTTGATCCATTGTTCCGCAAATGGCAAAGGTTGCCACCGATGCCATCTTTTGTCAGTGAGGAGGAATCCACTGGGAGGACGCAGTCTTCTTGGTTCCAGACGTGGAATGTTGTGGGCTCAAGTATAAGGATTGCTGACTTTATAAAGGGATGGTTTCGTCGCCGATATGGTTTGGACCAGATGCCATTTTGTGGTTGCTCCGTTGGAGTTGCTGATGGTTGCTTGTATGTCTTTGGAGGATTTTCCAGAGCTGTTGCCCTCAACTGTGTATTTAGATATAACCCTTGCCTCAATGTGTGGCAGGAAGTGAGCCCGATGATATCAGGTCGAGCTTTTTCTAAGGCAGCATTACTGCAGAGTAAGCTATATGTTGTCGGTGGAGTTAGCAGGGGTCGGAATGGCTTGCTTCCTCTACGGTCAGGTGAAGTTTTTGATCCCAAAACTGGTATATGGAGTGAGTTGCCTGAAATGCCTTTCATGAAAGCACAGGTATTACCAACAGCTTTCTTGGCTGATGTTCTGAAGCCTATCGCCACTGGAATGGCGTCCTACAAGGGAAAGCTGTATGTTCCTCAAAGTTTGTACTCATGGCCATTCTTTTTTGACATTGGAGGTGAAATTTATGACCCGGAATTGAATTCTTGGGAAACAATGGCAGATGGTCTTGGTGATGGATGGCCAGCAAGGCAGGCAGGCACAAAATTAGGTATTGTGGTGAATGAGGAACTTTATACGTTGGAGCCTTCTAGCTCCTTGGACAGTGGCCAGATAAAAAGGTATGATTCTGAACAAGACACCTGGAAAACTATTGTACCACAGGTTCCTGTTCATGATTTCACCGATGCAGAGGCTCCTTTTTTACTTGCTGGCCTTCATGGAAAGGTCCACGTTATTACAAAAGAGGCAAACAACAATCTTCAAGTTATGCAAGCTGTATTGCAGAATAACATTGAGAACAGTCCATCTGAAGAAAACATCATATGGAACATACTGGCTTCAAAGAACTTTGGGTCTGCTGAGCTTGTTAGTTGTCAAGTTCTTGATGTTTAA
- the LOC4329748 gene encoding uncharacterized LOC4329748, whose protein sequence is MASMMGGDFVEAYVLKNAYKEKLRRMEAAEAAAAAAVAGKKDVAAAADGSAGQKKAAAGGGMFGFMKKKVHPRAAETAPAPAMETSSA, encoded by the coding sequence ATGGCGTCCATGATGGGAGGAGACTTCGTGGAGGCGTACGTGCTCAAGAACGCCTACAAGGAGAAGCTCAGGCGCATGGAGGccgcggaggcggctgcggcggcggcggtggccgggaagaaggacgtcgccgccgccgccgatggctcTGCGGGGCAGAAgaaggcggctgcgggcggcggGATGTTTGGGTTCATGAAGAAGAAGGTGCACCCCagagcggcggagacggcgccggcgccggccatggAAACCAGTAGCGCTTGA
- the LOC4329749 gene encoding phosphopantothenate--cysteine ligase 1 has translation MVAAEENPESFFAAAPPLRDADAVAARLGEFIARNSSAAGAGGGGRRIVCVTSGGTTVPLEQRCVRYIDNFSSGHRGAASTEYFLKAGYAVIFLHRRGSCQPYCRFLPDDSFLKFFDVDAESKVQVAECHAPVVKKAIGDYCKAIEGGYLLKLPFTTIFEYLQLLKMVATSISSAGPLGMFYLAAAVSDFYVPWDSMAKHKIQSGGGPLDMRLSQVPKMLSVLRNQWAPLAFCISFKLETDSDILIQKADMALNKYKMNIVVANLLATYKEEVIIVTDKERSTIRKMNKDEDLEMQIIKILSQNHSKYICGSTNGCVQSPY, from the exons atGGTCGCCGCCGAGGAGAACCCGGAGTCCTTcttcgcggcggcgccgccgctgcgggaCGCCGACGCCGTGGCCGCGAGGCTGGGGGAATTCATCGCCCGCAACTCCTCCGCAG cgggcgcgggcggcggcggcaggcggatCGTGTGCGTGACGTCGGGCGGGACGACGGTGCCGCTGGAGCAGCGCTGCGTGCGGTACATCGACAACTTCAGCTCCGGccaccgcggcgccgcctccaccga GTATTTTTTGAAGGCTGGCTATGCAGTTATCTTCCTCCATCGACG AGGAAGCTGCCAGCCTTATTGTAGGTTCCTCCCCGATGATTCATTCCTCAAATTCTTTGATGTCGATGCAGAATCGAAGGTTCAAG TGGCGGAGTGCCACGCGCCAGTGGTCAAGAAAGCAATTGGAGATTATTGCAAG GCAATTGAAGGCGGCTATCTGTTGAAACTCCCATTCACTACAATATTTGAATACCTTCAG CTATTGAAGATGGTTGCTACATCTATAAGTTCGGCTGGGCCACTCGGAATGTTCTATCTTGCTGCGGCTGTGTCTGATTTCTATGTCCCTTGGGATAGCATG GCCAAACATAAGATTCAGTCAGGTGGAGGCCCTCTGGATATGAGGCTCAGTCAAGTTCCGAAAATGCTTTCAGTGTTGCGAAACCAATGGGCCCCCTTGGCGTTCTGTATATCATTTAAG TTGGAGACGGATTCGGACATCCTTATTCAGAAAGCAGATATGGCTCTGAACAAGTACAAGATGAACATCGTTGTGGCCAATTTGCTTGCAACGTACAAAGAGGAAGTCATTATTGTAACAGACAAAGAAAGGAGTACTATCCGAAAGATGAACAAGGATGAGGATCTGGAAATGCAGATAATCAAAATCCTATCACAGAATCACTCGAAGTACATATGCGGAAGCACAAACGGGTGCGTCCAGAGCCCATATTGA
- the LOC4329751 gene encoding protein ACTIVITY OF BC1 COMPLEX KINASE 8, chloroplastic, with product MSAAAGAATLVASSASLSVPDHLRLRRFRLHLHPRPPPPHPQLRSRSLRQRRRFVLAVLQEDRSPSAPDEEARRYGLNGSAPSSGVGYDDAAVEAYLGTNGNGRGNGAAAVVKPAAESRSSAALVSAGPGPGDDERRRKERVEEIGREDAWFKQSGGDSKPEVSVAPGGRWNRFKTYSTIQRTLEIWGFVFKFIFRSWLNNQKFTYRGGMTEEKRVMRRKVLAKWLKESILRLGPTFIKIGQQFSTRVDILPQEYVDQLSELQDQVPPFPSETAVSIIEEELGASVNKIFDRFDFEPIAAASLGQVHRACLNGKEVVIKVQRPGLKELFDIDLKNLRVIAEYLQKVDPKSDGAKRDWVAIYDECASVLYQEIDYTKEAFNAEKFSENFKNMDYVKVPEILWEYTTPQVLTMEYVPGIKINRIKQLDKLGVDRKRLGRYAVESYLEQILSHGFFHADPHPGNIAVDDVNGGRLIFYDFGMMGSISPNIREGLLEAFYGVYEKDPDKVLQSMIQMGVLVPTGDMTAVRRTAQFFLDSFEERLAAQRKEREMATEELGFKKQLTKEEKFEKKKQRLAAIGEDLLSIAADQPFRFPATFTFVVRAFSVLDGIGKGLDPRFDITEIAKPYAMELLRFNEAGVEVIVKDARKRWERQSRAFYNLFRQPDRVEKLAQIIERLEQGDLKLRVRTLESERAFQRVAAVQKTIGYGVAAGSLVNLATVLYLNSIRLPATIAYSLCAFFGLQVLVGLLKVKKLDQQERLITGTA from the exons atGTCGGCCGCGGCCGGGGCGGCcaccctcgtcgcctcctccgcctcgctctCCGTGCCcgaccacctccgcctccgccgcttccgcctccacctccacccgcgcccgccgccgccgcatccccagCTCCGGTCCCGCTCCctccggcagcgccgccgcttcgtGCTCGCCGTGCTGCAGGAGGACCGGTCCCCCTCCGCGCCGGATGAGGAGGCGAGGAGGTACGGGCTCAACGGGAGCGCCCCGAGCAGCGGGGTCGGGTACGACGATGCCGCCGTGGAGGCCTACCTCGGGACCAACGGCAACGGGAGGGGgaacggtgcggcggcggtggtgaagCCCGCCGCGGAGTCACGGAGCAGCGCCGCCTTGGTGTCCGCGGGGCCTGGGCCGGGGGAtgatgagaggaggaggaaggagcggGTGGAGGAGATCGGCAGGGAGGACGCCTGGTTCAAGCAGAGCGGCGGGGATTCCAAGCCCGAG GTGTCTGTCGCTCCTGGAGGTCGCTGGAATCGGTTTAAAACCTATTCGACGATTCAAAGGACGTTGGAAATATGGGGCtttgtttttaaatttatattcaGATCTTGGCTCAATAATCAGAAGTTCACTTATCGAG GAGGGATGACGGAGGAGAAAAGGGTAATGAGGAGGAAAGTTCTTGCCAAGTGGCTTAAGGAGAGTATTTTGAGACTAGGTCCCACATTTATCAAAATTGGGCAGCAGTTCTCCACCAGAGTGGACATTCTTCCACAGGAATATGTCGACCAGTTATCTGAATTACAG GACCAAGTTCCTCCATTTCCTTCAGAGACAGCGGTGTCAATTATTGAGGAAGAGCTAGGGGCATCTGTGAATAAGATTTTTGATCGATTTGACTTTGAACCAATAGCTGCTGCTAGCCTCG GCCAGGTTCATCGGGCATGCTTGAATGGCAAAGAAGTTGTCATCAAAGTGCAAAGGCCTGGTCTGAAGGAGCTATTTGATATTGATCTGAAAAACTTAAGG GTAATAGCAGAATACCTTCAGAAAGTGGACCCTAAGTCAGATGGTGCCAAGAGAGACTGGGTTGCTATCTATGATGAGTGCGCATCTGTTTTGTATCAG GAAATAGACTATACAAAGGAAGCATTTAATGCTGAAAAATTTTCTGAAAACTTCAAAAATATGGATTATGTGAAGGTTCCAGAGATTTTGTGGGAGTATACTACACCTCAG GTCTTAACAATGGAATACGTCCCAGGAATCAAGATAAATAGGATAAAGCAGCTAGATAAGTTAGGAGTTGATCGGAAAAG GTTAGGTCGGTATGCTGTTGAGTCGTACCTGGAGCAGATCTTATCTCATGGATTTTTCCATGCAGATCCG CATCCAGGAAATATTGCTGTTGATGATGTCAACGGTGGGAGGCTTATCTTCTACGACTTTGGAATGATGGGAAG CATTAGTCCAAATATCCGGGAAGGGTTGCTCGAAGCATTCTATGGAGTTTATGAAAAAGATCCTGATAAA GTGCTTCAATCAATGATTCAAATGGGTGTCCTTGTTCCTACTGGAGATATGACGGCTGTCAGAAGAACAGCTCAATTTTTCCTTGATAG CTTCGAAGAGCGTTTAGCAGCAcaaaggaaagaaagagagatggCGACTGAGGAACTTGGATTTAAGAAGCAATTAACTAAGGAGGAGAAGTTTGAAAAGAAGAAGCAAAGGCTTGCTGCTATCG GAGAGGATCTTTTGTCAATTGCTGCTGATCAACCATTTCGATTTCCTGCCACCTTTACTTTTGTGGTCAGAGCATTCTCAG TACTAGATGGTATCGGGAAGGGCCTTGATCCTAGATTTGATATCACAGAGATTGCTAAACC ATATGCTATGGAGTTGCTTAGATTTAATGAAGCTGGAGTTGAAGTTATTGTAAAG GatgcgaggaagagatgggaaaGGCAGTCCCGTGCATTCTACAATTTATTTCGCCAGCCCGACAGAGTTGAAAAGCTTGCGCAAATCATTGAGCGTTTG GAGCAAGGTGATCTCAAGCTTCGTGTCAGAACATTGGAGTCAGAAAGAGCATTCCAAAGAGTTGCAGCTGTACAGAAAACAATTGGATAT GGAGTTGCCGCAGGTAGTTTGGTAAACCTCGCCACCGTTCTCTACCTCAATTCAATCCGG TTGCCAGCGACCATAGCATACTCTCTCTGCGCGTTCTTCGGcctacaagtccttgtcggccTTTTGAAGGTCAAGAAGTTGGATCAACAGGAGAGACTGATAACCGGCACTGCTTGA